From Triticum urartu cultivar G1812 chromosome 2, Tu2.1, whole genome shotgun sequence, a single genomic window includes:
- the LOC125538951 gene encoding probable serine incorporator isoform X1 encodes MIKIQAPELYRDSGAYEARKGQSLRARYVYGLIFFATNLLAWFIRDYGAKLLGGLHHIPVCGAGDSKCFRSGGVLRVSLGCFIFFWVMFATTFGTRKLQGVRNSWHSGCWTLKFLVYAVSIVTPFIIPNIFIQLYGEIARMGAGIFLILQLISMLHLISWCNKRWMPAPGSNQCGLFGLFLSTVSFIASFAGILVLYIMYVPNSSCVFNIFTIIWTAVLVKIMMAVSLHSKVNEGLLSSGIMGSYIVFLCWSALHSEPRTGKCYTEMKIGKDGNWATIISFIIAICSIVSATFSTGINNRSFQFRSDETRLEEDVPYSYEIFHIVFAVGAMYFAMLFISWELNHPITRKWSIDVGWASTWVKIMNEWLAFCIYEDMVRASIVAAVKLTFCPLHSAVWRLISPALSRKQPANDEESPSTI; translated from the exons ATGATCAAGATACAAGCGCCGGAGCTGTACAGAGACAGCGGCGCGTACGAGGCGAGGAAGGGGCAGTCGCTGAGGGCGCGCTACGTCTACGGGCTCATCTTCTTCGCCACCAACCTGCTGGCCTGGTTCATCAGGGACTACGGGGCCAAGCTGCTCGGCGGACTGCACC ATATCCCGGTCTGTGGAGCAGGGGACTCCAAATGCTTCCGCTCTGGAGGGGTGCTCCGGGTTAGCTTGGGTTGCTTC ATATTTTTCTGGGTGATGTTTGCCACAACATTTGGAACACGCAAGCTCCAGGGAGTTCGTAATTCGTGGCATTCTGGATGCTGGACCCTCAAGTTTCTGGTGTATGCCGTGTCAATCGTCACCCCGTTTATCATCCCTAACATCTTCATCCAGCTCTATG GTGAAATTGCTCGAATGGGTGCCGG GATATTTCTCATTCTCCAGCTTATAAGCATGCTCCACCTCATATCATGGTGCAATAAACGTTGGATGCCAGCTCCTGGATCAAATCAATG CGGCCTGTTCGGATTGTTCTTGTCAACTGTCTCCTTCATTGCCTCATTTGCCGGAATCCTCGTGCTATATATTATGTATGTTCCAAACTCATCATGTGTGTTCAACATCTTCACTATTATATGGACGGCAGTCCTTGTGAAGATAATGATGGCGGTGTCACTGCACTCAAAG GTTAATGAGGGTCTTCTATCCTCTGGAATAATGGGCTCATATATTGTGTTCCTTTGTTGGTCTGCACTACACAG CGAACCACGAACTGGAAAGTGCTACACTGAGATGAAAATTGGCAAGGATGGTAATTGGGCTACTATAATT AGCTTCATTATTGCGATTTGCTCCATTGTGTCGGCCACATTTTCTACTGGAATCAATAACAGATCCTTTCAA TTTCGAAGTGATGAGACCCGGTTGGAAGAGGATGTCCCCTACAGCTACGAGATTTTCCACATTGTGTTTGCGGTGGGGGCTATGTATTTTGCAATGCTATTCATAAGCTGGGAGCTTAACCATCCAATAACAAGAAA ATGGAGCATAGATGTTGGATGGGCAAGCACATGGGTAAAGATCATGAATGAATGGCTGGCATTTTGCATATACG AGGACATGGTCCGGGCTAGCATTGTTGCTGCAGTAAAACTGACGTTTTGTCCTCTGCACTCTGCAGTTTGGAGACTGATCTCCCCAGCCCTGTCGAGGAAACAACCTGCCAATGATGAAGAGTCTCCCTCCACAATATAG
- the LOC125538951 gene encoding probable serine incorporator isoform X2, translated as MIKIQAPELYRDSGAYEARKGQSLRARYVYGLIFFATNLLAWFIRDYGAKLLGGLHHIPVCGAGDSKCFRSGGVLRVSLGCFIFFWVMFATTFGTRKLQGVRNSWHSGCWTLKFLVYAVSIVTPFIIPNIFIQLYGEIARMGAGIFLILQLISMLHLISWCNKRWMPAPGSNQCGLFGLFLSTVSFIASFAGILVLYIMYVPNSSCVFNIFTIIWTAVLVKIMMAVSLHSKVNEGLLSSGIMGSYIVFLCWSALHSEPRTGKCYTEMKIGKDGNWATIISFIIAICSIVSATFSTGINNRSFQFRSDETRLEEDVPYSYEIFHIVFAVGAMYFAMLFISWELNHPITRKWSIDVGWASTWVKIMNEWLAFCIYVWRLISPALSRKQPANDEESPSTI; from the exons ATGATCAAGATACAAGCGCCGGAGCTGTACAGAGACAGCGGCGCGTACGAGGCGAGGAAGGGGCAGTCGCTGAGGGCGCGCTACGTCTACGGGCTCATCTTCTTCGCCACCAACCTGCTGGCCTGGTTCATCAGGGACTACGGGGCCAAGCTGCTCGGCGGACTGCACC ATATCCCGGTCTGTGGAGCAGGGGACTCCAAATGCTTCCGCTCTGGAGGGGTGCTCCGGGTTAGCTTGGGTTGCTTC ATATTTTTCTGGGTGATGTTTGCCACAACATTTGGAACACGCAAGCTCCAGGGAGTTCGTAATTCGTGGCATTCTGGATGCTGGACCCTCAAGTTTCTGGTGTATGCCGTGTCAATCGTCACCCCGTTTATCATCCCTAACATCTTCATCCAGCTCTATG GTGAAATTGCTCGAATGGGTGCCGG GATATTTCTCATTCTCCAGCTTATAAGCATGCTCCACCTCATATCATGGTGCAATAAACGTTGGATGCCAGCTCCTGGATCAAATCAATG CGGCCTGTTCGGATTGTTCTTGTCAACTGTCTCCTTCATTGCCTCATTTGCCGGAATCCTCGTGCTATATATTATGTATGTTCCAAACTCATCATGTGTGTTCAACATCTTCACTATTATATGGACGGCAGTCCTTGTGAAGATAATGATGGCGGTGTCACTGCACTCAAAG GTTAATGAGGGTCTTCTATCCTCTGGAATAATGGGCTCATATATTGTGTTCCTTTGTTGGTCTGCACTACACAG CGAACCACGAACTGGAAAGTGCTACACTGAGATGAAAATTGGCAAGGATGGTAATTGGGCTACTATAATT AGCTTCATTATTGCGATTTGCTCCATTGTGTCGGCCACATTTTCTACTGGAATCAATAACAGATCCTTTCAA TTTCGAAGTGATGAGACCCGGTTGGAAGAGGATGTCCCCTACAGCTACGAGATTTTCCACATTGTGTTTGCGGTGGGGGCTATGTATTTTGCAATGCTATTCATAAGCTGGGAGCTTAACCATCCAATAACAAGAAA ATGGAGCATAGATGTTGGATGGGCAAGCACATGGGTAAAGATCATGAATGAATGGCTGGCATTTTGCATATACG TTTGGAGACTGATCTCCCCAGCCCTGTCGAGGAAACAACCTGCCAATGATGAAGAGTCTCCCTCCACAATATAG